GCTCTTCCGCCAGTGGAAATAGTTCCGGCAGGGGAATTTTACGACTACGAATCCAAATACGTGAGTAGTTCTACGGAGTACAGGATTCCAGCTTCACTTCCAAAAAGGTTGGAGGAGAGACTTAAAAAGCTATCTGAAAGAGTCTACAAGGTCTTAGAGTGTAGAGGTGCAATTAGGGTTGACTTTAAGTTGGATAATTTCAATTCACCTTACGTTCTTGAAGTCAATACAATTCCAGGACTTACTGAGAGAAGTCTTCTTCCCAAGTCAGCACAGGTTTCAGGATACACTTTTGACAGATTGGTGGAGGAAATATTAAGGGACGCAGAAAAAGGCTCTTTTTAATTGCAGTTCTTCTGTTTTTATTCTTTGGAGTAGTGATTTATGGGCTGTTAAATTCTCCCTCAAAGTTGGAAAATGTTAAGTTTGTGGTTGTAAAGGAGACGGGTCCTTGGAGAGGAAAAATTGTTCAAAGTATTCTCCCCTTCTTAAAGCCAGGACTGGACCTAAATCCTGATAACTTGAGGACTCTAAAGGAGAGGATAAACTCCCTTCCCTGGGTCGAACACTGCAAATTGGATATAAGGGGGGGAACGTTAGAGGTAAAAATCTGGGAAGAACCTACTGCGTTTTCTCTAATTTTCAGGGGAAAATTGTACTTAATAGGTAGAAATGGATTTGTTCTCGAGGAAAGGCCATTAAAGGTTAGTCAAGGAGAAGTTTTCTCATACAGGGGTAAGCTATCACCGTTTAAGCTGGAAAACGGATTCTTAAAGCTTAGAAATTTTGTTAGAATTGAAGTCAACCTCGTAAAGGACAAGATAAAAGAGCTTAACTTGGAAAGTAAAGAAGTTCAAATAGTCCTGATGGATGTTGGTGTCCTAATACTGCTTAAAGCTCCTTCATGTATCGTTTATTTGAGTTTTAACGATAATAGTTGGAAGAGGTTTGCTTCCATCTTGAAGGAGGGATTTCTCAAACCGGGAATTTACGATTTCAGGTATTCAGGTCTTTTAGTTTTACAGGGGAGGAAAGGAAGATGACACCTTATAAAAATCTAACCATTGACTTGGGAACAAGCTCTATAAGGGTTGTTTTATCTATATACAGGAACAATAAGAGGGAATTTATCGTAAAGAAGGCTCCCTCAAGGGGAATAAAAGGTGGAAATATAATAAATCCTGCATCAGCAAAAGAGTCTTTAAGTATCGTACTCAATAAACTGAAGCTGGATTCCCCGACCGTCCTTCCCAATAGTGCCTGTGTTATAGTCCCTGGGAACTTTATTGTTAACTTTCAGGTGGAATCAACAATTGAGTTTCCTGGAATAACAACTATTACACACAACGAAGTTAACGAAGTAAAAAACAAAGCACAGAAGGAGCTCTTTCGAGGAAATCTCTACTTAAAGAACTACTATGAAATAATTCACGTAATTCCCCAGGAGTTCATCGTTGACAAAATTGACGGAATACAAAATCCAATAGGAAGAAGCGGACAAAAACTAACAATGAGGGCAATAGTAGTCCTTGGAGGTAAAAACCACCTTAAAACAGTAGAGAGCTTACTTAAAGATGTAAATCTATCTGTTGAGAGGTTTATAGCCCAACCTGTTGCTGCTTTTTACGGTATAAGGGACCCTAACTTTTACTACAACAATAACCTCATCGTTTATTTAGGTGCCGGAAATACGGAGTTTCTGTACTTTAGAGAGGATAAACCGGTACTTATCAAACACCTTCCTACGGGAAGTCAGGACATTTTAGAGTTTCTAATAAAGAGTTTGAAGGTAAATAGGAAGGAAGCCGAAAGGCTCTTTTTTGAATACGGTAGTGCCTATGCTTTGAAGTTTAGCAAGGAGGAGCTTATTGATGTCAACTATGCCAGCCGTACGGTAAAAATTCCAAGAATTGTCATTCCTGCATTGATTCAGAAAAAACTACAGGGAATTTTCAAGGACATTAAATCAACCTTAGAGAACGAGGACCCGAGCTATGTAAAAAATTTAAACACGGTCTTCCTAACCGGTGGCTTGTCCAACTTGAGGGACATCGAGGTTCTATCCCAAAGGATTTTCAAAGCTCCAACTGTCATCTCTAAACCGGACACAGTCAGTGATTCTTCACTCTCACCCGTTGTAGGAGTTTCAAACTATTTATCCTCTCTGGAAAATAGGGAAAAGCTTACCGACATTAAAGAGGATATTAGAAAAACCTACGGAAAGGTAGGGTGGTTTCAGGGAATTATTAGATTTTTAATGG
The Balnearium lithotrophicum DNA segment above includes these coding regions:
- a CDS encoding cell division protein FtsA, with protein sequence MTPYKNLTIDLGTSSIRVVLSIYRNNKREFIVKKAPSRGIKGGNIINPASAKESLSIVLNKLKLDSPTVLPNSACVIVPGNFIVNFQVESTIEFPGITTITHNEVNEVKNKAQKELFRGNLYLKNYYEIIHVIPQEFIVDKIDGIQNPIGRSGQKLTMRAIVVLGGKNHLKTVESLLKDVNLSVERFIAQPVAAFYGIRDPNFYYNNNLIVYLGAGNTEFLYFREDKPVLIKHLPTGSQDILEFLIKSLKVNRKEAERLFFEYGSAYALKFSKEELIDVNYASRTVKIPRIVIPALIQKKLQGIFKDIKSTLENEDPSYVKNLNTVFLTGGLSNLRDIEVLSQRIFKAPTVISKPDTVSDSSLSPVVGVSNYLSSLENREKLTDIKEDIRKTYGKVGWFQGIIRFLMDLI